The following proteins are co-located in the Helicobacter jaachi genome:
- a CDS encoding CDP-glycerol glycerophosphotransferase family protein: protein MFVLTTPGLDVLHIKRNRGVAHYCHIVHSLSPMTYRVFGVDYFDSVLVANAVQRDFVRDIESAHNVRAKYIAITGSTYLDELSNAASHIKQDINSSAKSQAPTILVAPSWGKETLLSKYGLELLLPLAQTQYNIIIRPHPQSFISPRERENIHTLQNTLKSYDNVQWDEGTPNILAFARADMMISDFSSVIFDFVCLEGKPVITIDNDMDLSGYDMADINRDSIWTFKALDRIGGRIKAVDFPRIKELVDSALYSHAQSIDEIKALLWQHPHHAGMVSALELLKIEREVIESRLKAYIQPISRLRELDKMIEQGVAYA from the coding sequence GTGTTTGTGCTAACAACGCCCGGACTAGATGTGTTACACATTAAGCGTAATCGCGGTGTGGCGCACTATTGCCATATTGTGCATTCGCTCTCTCCTATGACTTATCGCGTGTTTGGCGTGGATTATTTTGATTCTGTATTGGTAGCAAATGCTGTGCAGCGCGATTTTGTGCGCGATATAGAATCTGCACATAATGTGCGCGCCAAATACATTGCCATCACGGGTTCAACTTATCTTGATGAGCTAAGTAATGCTGCCTCGCACATAAAGCAAGATATAAATTCTAGCGCAAAATCTCAAGCGCCCACCATTCTAGTCGCGCCATCATGGGGAAAGGAGACCTTGCTTAGCAAATATGGCTTAGAGCTATTACTTCCACTTGCGCAAACGCAATATAATATCATCATTCGCCCTCACCCACAGAGCTTCATTAGCCCACGTGAGCGGGAGAATATCCACACGCTTCAAAATACTCTAAAAAGCTACGACAATGTGCAATGGGACGAGGGGACGCCTAATATTTTAGCTTTTGCGCGCGCAGATATGATGATTTCGGATTTTTCTAGTGTGATATTTGATTTTGTGTGCTTGGAAGGCAAGCCTGTGATAACTATCGATAACGATATGGATTTAAGCGGCTATGATATGGCGGATATAAATCGAGATTCTATATGGACTTTTAAGGCGCTAGATAGGATTGGCGGGCGGATTAAGGCTGTAGATTTCCCGCGCATAAAGGAGTTAGTAGATAGTGCGCTGTATTCACACGCACAAAGCATTGATGAGATAAAAGCACTTTTATGGCAGCACCCTCATCATGCAGGAATGGTGTCTGCGCTTGAGCTTTTGAAAATTGAGCGCGAAGTGATAGAATCTAGGCTTAAAGCCTATATACAGCCTATCTCGCGCCTAAGAGAGCTAGATAAGATGATAGAGCAGGGGGTGGCGTATGCTTGA
- a CDS encoding YidC/Oxa1 family membrane protein insertase, which produces MLEILYYIFIYPLQSALGFVFEGIFALCGSLPLSIIFLSFGINIFLLKLTNLSDKQALKFNILQSRLNLKIKEFKKVFKGAELQSYIRTLYKQHHFHPIYALFSLGGLLLQIPFFISVWILFNHLESLKGASFLWIDDLSKADSIHFLGDSFSFIHILPILMLIFTLLNVYYTRTDNTNMVLKGKISAGKIQGICIAFIFFILLYDMPSSLVLYWTSNTLFALCKTLCKRVRESKEETDSANTHNLDSIKITESNNNPKSNTTQSSSFVTNLFSKIFTPHTSLTPKEYLNYRNISILAIINIYFMICVFTPYAIYSSDVSQFDVSQTYQTLSALFGICLFLCLIT; this is translated from the coding sequence ATGCTTGAGATACTCTATTACATTTTTATTTATCCCTTGCAAAGTGCTTTGGGCTTTGTGTTTGAGGGAATTTTTGCGCTCTGTGGCAGCCTCCCCCTCTCTATTATCTTTCTAAGCTTTGGCATTAATATATTTTTACTAAAGCTCACTAATCTAAGCGATAAACAGGCTTTAAAATTTAATATCTTGCAATCTAGGCTTAATCTTAAAATCAAAGAATTTAAAAAAGTCTTTAAAGGAGCAGAACTCCAAAGCTATATCCGCACACTTTATAAACAACACCACTTCCACCCCATCTATGCCCTATTCTCTCTAGGAGGATTACTTTTACAAATCCCATTCTTTATAAGTGTGTGGATATTATTTAATCATTTAGAATCTCTAAAGGGTGCTAGCTTTTTATGGATAGATGATTTAAGCAAAGCAGATTCTATACATTTCTTAGGAGATAGCTTTAGTTTTATTCATATATTGCCTATACTTATGCTTATTTTTACCTTGCTTAATGTGTATTATACGCGCACAGATAATACAAATATGGTATTAAAAGGCAAGATTTCAGCAGGCAAAATACAAGGCATATGTATAGCCTTTATCTTTTTTATCTTACTTTATGATATGCCTAGTAGTTTGGTATTGTATTGGACAAGTAATACTCTATTTGCTTTGTGCAAGACACTTTGTAAGAGGGTAAGAGAATCTAAGGAGGAGACAGATTCTGCAAATACACACAATCTAGATTCTATAAAAATTACAGAATCTAATAATAACCCCAAATCAAATACTACGCAATCCTCCTCTTTTGTTACAAATCTTTTTTCTAAAATCTTTACTCCCCACACCTCCCTTACTCCTAAAGAATATTTAAATTATCGCAATATTTCAATCCTTGCTATTATTAATATTTATTTTATGATTTGTGTATTTACTCCCTATGCTATTTATAGCAGTGATGTATCTCAATTTGATGTAAGCCAAACATACCAAACACTAAGCGCACTCTTTGGTATATGCTTATTCCTTTGTCTTATCAC
- a CDS encoding nickel ABC transporter substrate-binding protein — translation MKYFWSKNNFLELDSMCGILKSLWCVGAVCACFVGIMWGEHRLIMAVSENIGAMNPQGYRGNAMFAQNSIYEGLVRVDKNGKIVPSLATSWSISEDGLRYTFYLRKGVQFSNGEAFNAKAAVINFQSILKNRARHSWSALVANLADVQIVDEYTILLILKKPYSPALNELATPRPFRFLAPSAFPKDLDLLKTNPKPIGTGVYMLVDSKLGISDTLRKNPHYWDKAVNDKLYYDEVVLKVIFDANAKIAALRSGQIDLIYGYDQIPIAIFNNLHEKSKEFATYLSPPLYSVSLVLNSASPNLTGKNEQESKQLRTFIAQSIDKVQLIKAVYAQTQEVADCLLACHSKEAVRMEPLTPNIESSPNKPHLAHIPTKSIEILFSGDNPAHKMMAEIIQNDLKNVGISVRLSASEPTIYRNRLINGAFDMAFGETWGAPYEPLSVLHSMLIPSHIDFSAQKGLSAKPHIDKRIKHLISLSPTSPIFYKTLQEVMGLLYDSGVYVPLTYQKNKAIAHKKIKGIQMGVVGYEVPFWEMYE, via the coding sequence TTGAAATATTTTTGGTCTAAAAATAACTTTTTGGAGCTAGATTCTATGTGTGGAATATTAAAAAGTTTGTGGTGTGTAGGGGCTGTATGCGCATGCTTTGTAGGCATTATGTGGGGTGAGCATAGGCTTATTATGGCAGTGTCTGAAAATATTGGCGCTATGAACCCACAAGGCTATCGTGGCAACGCGATGTTTGCCCAAAATAGCATTTATGAAGGCTTAGTGCGGGTGGATAAAAATGGCAAGATTGTGCCTAGCCTTGCTACTTCGTGGAGTATAAGCGAAGATGGGCTACGCTATACATTTTATCTGCGCAAAGGTGTGCAGTTTTCAAACGGAGAGGCATTTAACGCTAAGGCTGCGGTAATTAATTTCCAAAGCATTCTTAAAAATAGGGCGCGACATTCTTGGAGTGCGCTGGTTGCCAATCTAGCAGATGTGCAAATTGTAGATGAATACACTATCTTGCTCATTCTTAAAAAGCCATATAGTCCCGCGCTTAATGAGCTAGCCACGCCGCGCCCATTTCGCTTCCTCGCTCCTAGCGCATTTCCTAAAGATTTAGATTTATTAAAAACTAATCCAAAGCCCATAGGCACAGGCGTGTATATGCTTGTAGATTCTAAATTGGGCATAAGCGATACACTGCGCAAAAATCCGCACTATTGGGATAAAGCGGTGAATGACAAGCTCTACTATGATGAGGTGGTGTTAAAAGTTATTTTTGATGCAAATGCTAAAATTGCAGCCCTTAGGAGCGGGCAGATTGATTTAATTTATGGGTATGACCAAATTCCAATAGCCATTTTTAATAATCTGCATGAAAAAAGTAAGGAATTTGCCACATATCTTAGCCCGCCGCTGTATAGTGTGAGTCTTGTGCTTAATTCCGCTTCGCCTAATCTTACAGGCAAAAATGAGCAAGAAAGTAAGCAGCTGCGCACTTTTATTGCTCAAAGTATTGATAAAGTCCAACTAATAAAGGCAGTGTATGCGCAAACACAAGAAGTGGCGGATTGTCTCCTTGCATGTCATAGCAAGGAGGCTGTGCGTATGGAGCCACTTACGCCAAATATAGAATCTAGCCCTAATAAGCCGCATTTAGCGCATATACCCACAAAAAGCATAGAAATCCTCTTTAGCGGCGATAATCCAGCGCATAAAATGATGGCTGAAATCATACAGAATGATTTAAAAAATGTAGGCATTAGCGTGCGATTAAGCGCGAGTGAGCCAACTATATATCGCAATCGCCTAATTAATGGGGCTTTTGATATGGCTTTTGGCGAGACTTGGGGTGCGCCTTATGAGCCTTTGAGCGTGCTGCACTCTATGCTTATTCCTAGCCATATTGATTTTAGCGCGCAAAAAGGGCTAAGTGCCAAACCTCACATTGATAAGCGCATTAAGCATCTCATAAGCCTTAGCCCCACATCGCCTATTTTTTATAAAACTTTGCAGGAAGTGATGGGCTTACTCTATGATAGTGGCGTGTATGTGCCGCTTACTTATCAAAAAAATAAAGCCATTGCGCATAAAAAAATTAAGGGCATACAAATGGGCGTGGTAGGCTATGAAGTGCCATTTTGGGAAATGTATGAGTAG
- a CDS encoding TonB-dependent receptor: MKKICIFYIFICIFCIAHAENTHTLSKSVVTGNALATDVEKIPGNVSVVDSKTIESSPNSKITDIIKKLPGVRIDNDGGFNPRPKIKIRGINYGTLVMLDGVILSDLEGEARILNQISLYDVERVEVARGSFSSLYGAGAIGGVVNFITAMPTQFQSQVLIGYGNGFKQDSADKNVIRAYASIGDAFFDKSLRIKLSAGFASTDGYASFPATLPSGENTDSILGVITDKAGNRIIGSGGNRQNRIYDIRLRAEYDVSESGTLSSMISFSNNTYDFKNFKSNITDLQGNPTDLVNNKDYFVGSGWGGMGTYSHLLGNISYQHNFTESTLKLSYSSLNLFSLWQDATQGVSDRNGGVGTTQDINSSSNYFDILYHIDISPKHALNTALQFRHYDFTQLNKNMTNWRDYNSRTDTFRSYGGKAFVASGYVSLDSQWLNNLSTSLGARYDYWQNFAGYFTDNNNPATNRTNQSIVISHISPKAGINYLIESMPGLLFKSSVGSGFRMPTIRDMYQYRTFWESNPDLTQENAISFDIGAEYTNKWLQTSLYFYNIELWNMIYRSGSGTQASPYKNINTARGRIQGVELSAALSLLENLSLEGNYTLTLASIVKNDANPQTEGNQLAATPKHMANISLNYLSQSGFYGSIWAHYVPAFYASDLNTTPLSNTFGNYDTQFSLNSKCGYMFKNGIDISLSLNNLTDNRYYDFYLVAGRNYYAQIRYKY; the protein is encoded by the coding sequence ATGAAAAAGATTTGTATATTTTATATTTTCATATGCATATTTTGTATCGCTCATGCGGAGAATACACATACCTTAAGCAAATCCGTGGTGACAGGAAATGCGCTTGCTACTGATGTGGAAAAAATCCCGGGCAATGTGAGTGTGGTAGATTCTAAAACCATCGAGAGTTCGCCCAATAGTAAAATTACAGATATTATCAAAAAACTTCCCGGTGTGCGTATAGATAATGATGGTGGCTTCAATCCTCGTCCAAAAATCAAAATACGCGGCATTAACTATGGCACGCTTGTAATGCTTGATGGCGTGATTTTAAGCGATTTAGAGGGCGAGGCTAGAATCTTAAATCAAATTTCACTCTATGATGTGGAGCGTGTGGAGGTGGCACGCGGGAGCTTTTCTAGCCTCTATGGTGCAGGAGCCATCGGCGGGGTGGTAAATTTCATCACTGCTATGCCTACGCAATTTCAATCACAAGTTCTCATCGGCTATGGCAATGGATTTAAGCAAGATAGTGCGGATAAAAATGTAATCCGCGCCTATGCGAGTATAGGCGATGCGTTTTTTGATAAAAGTTTGCGCATAAAGCTAAGCGCTGGCTTTGCAAGCACTGATGGATATGCAAGCTTCCCCGCTACTTTGCCAAGTGGTGAGAATACAGATTCTATCTTAGGCGTAATTACTGACAAAGCAGGCAATCGCATTATCGGTAGCGGAGGAAATCGCCAAAACAGAATCTATGATATTCGCTTGAGGGCTGAATATGATGTGAGTGAATCTGGCACACTTTCAAGTATGATAAGCTTTTCAAATAACACCTATGACTTTAAAAATTTTAAGAGCAACATCACAGATTTGCAGGGCAATCCCACAGATTTGGTAAATAATAAAGACTATTTTGTAGGCTCTGGATGGGGCGGTATGGGGACATACTCACATTTACTGGGAAATATCTCCTATCAGCATAATTTTACAGAATCTACCCTCAAGCTCTCCTACTCCTCGCTTAATTTATTTAGCCTCTGGCAAGATGCAACGCAAGGCGTGAGCGATAGAAATGGCGGAGTAGGCACAACGCAAGATATAAACTCATCAAGCAATTACTTTGATATACTCTACCATATTGATATAAGTCCAAAGCACGCGCTCAACACCGCTTTGCAATTTCGCCACTATGATTTCACGCAACTTAATAAAAATATGACAAATTGGCGTGATTATAACTCCCGCACAGATACTTTTCGCAGCTATGGGGGAAAGGCATTTGTGGCTTCTGGCTATGTGAGCCTAGATTCACAATGGCTTAATAATCTCTCAACTAGCCTTGGTGCGCGCTATGATTATTGGCAAAATTTTGCAGGCTATTTCACAGATAATAATAATCCTGCTACTAATCGCACTAATCAAAGCATCGTAATTTCGCACATAAGCCCAAAAGCGGGCATAAACTACCTTATAGAATCTATGCCCGGACTTTTATTCAAAAGCTCTGTGGGCAGTGGCTTTAGAATGCCAACTATACGCGATATGTATCAGTATAGGACATTCTGGGAGAGTAATCCCGACCTCACGCAAGAAAATGCCATAAGCTTTGACATAGGCGCAGAATACACAAATAAATGGCTACAAACAAGCCTCTATTTTTACAATATAGAGTTGTGGAATATGATTTATCGCTCTGGCTCTGGCACACAGGCTAGCCCTTATAAAAATATCAATACTGCGCGTGGACGCATTCAGGGCGTGGAGTTAAGCGCGGCTTTATCATTACTAGAAAATCTTAGCCTTGAAGGAAACTATACACTTACACTTGCAAGCATTGTCAAAAATGATGCAAATCCGCAAACAGAGGGCAATCAACTCGCTGCCACGCCCAAACATATGGCAAATATAAGCCTAAACTATCTGTCCCAAAGTGGCTTTTATGGCTCAATATGGGCGCATTATGTCCCTGCTTTTTATGCTAGTGATTTAAATACGACACCGCTTAGCAATACTTTTGGCAATTATGATACGCAATTTAGCCTAAATTCCAAATGCGGCTATATGTTTAAAAATGGCATTGATATATCGCTAAGCCTAAATAATCTCACAGATAATCGCTACTATGATTTTTACCTCGTAGCGGGGCGCAACTACTATGCGCAAATACGATATAAATACTAG
- the proB gene encoding glutamate 5-kinase, with amino-acid sequence MQKVRIVLKVGTSNLCNGEEIDKGQILNLAQIISELKVRFDVILVSSGAMASGYTKLQIPRDCVQNRQALASIGQPLLMESYRVALEQCNILSAQLLLTGGDFDSRKSTHFARNTIDVLLAHNVLPIINENDATATSELIFGDNDRLSAHVAHYFDAKLLVILSDIDGYFDKNPHQYPDAKILPIVHSISESALQESHTPHSHFATGGIVTKLMAADFLLKRNGMMFLSHGRKLDILRDLLLHGLQRSGTLFCPLDSRGLKALV; translated from the coding sequence ATGCAAAAAGTAAGGATTGTTTTAAAAGTTGGCACTTCAAATTTATGCAATGGAGAGGAAATTGATAAGGGGCAGATTCTAAATTTGGCACAGATTATAAGCGAGCTTAAAGTGCGCTTTGATGTGATATTAGTAAGCTCTGGTGCTATGGCTAGCGGATACACAAAGCTACAAATTCCAAGAGATTGTGTGCAAAATAGGCAAGCCCTAGCAAGTATCGGGCAGCCCTTGCTTATGGAATCTTATCGCGTGGCATTGGAGCAATGCAATATCCTTAGCGCACAACTTTTGCTCACTGGAGGTGATTTTGACTCGCGCAAAAGCACGCATTTTGCGCGCAATACCATTGATGTGCTGCTCGCTCATAATGTGCTGCCTATTATTAATGAAAATGACGCTACGGCTACAAGCGAGCTTATCTTTGGCGATAATGATAGGCTAAGCGCGCATGTGGCGCATTATTTTGATGCAAAATTGCTTGTGATTTTAAGCGATATTGATGGCTACTTTGATAAAAATCCTCATCAATACCCTGATGCGAAGATTTTGCCCATTGTGCATAGCATTTCAGAATCTGCCCTGCAAGAATCCCACACGCCACATAGCCACTTTGCCACAGGTGGGATTGTAACTAAACTTATGGCAGCGGATTTTTTACTTAAGCGCAATGGTATGATGTTTTTAAGCCATGGGCGCAAGCTTGATATTCTAAGGGATTTGCTTCTGCATGGCTTGCAGCGCTCTGGCACACTTTTTTGCCCTCTAGATTCTCGGGGCTTAAAGGCATTAGTATGA
- a CDS encoding DUF4149 domain-containing protein: MRFYKTIRALDALYLLLLGMGAGCIMTLAMAASTIFKASAFLPQLSISDSGLLMGEIFVKSSMFFYVLAIVIILYELLTFFSAQAFTRSNQRRLWLLVGGINVIMIFLFTLYYMPYIMEAQSLGTVGTEEFNAMHKQSELVFKILFFTLILSILWRAIVGSTPRSK, translated from the coding sequence ATGCGATTTTATAAAACCATTCGTGCGCTTGATGCGCTTTATTTGCTTTTGCTTGGTATGGGTGCGGGCTGCATTATGACTTTGGCAATGGCTGCCTCGACCATTTTTAAGGCTTCTGCATTCTTACCGCAGCTCTCAATTAGTGATAGCGGCTTGCTTATGGGCGAAATTTTCGTAAAAAGTAGTATGTTTTTCTATGTTTTAGCCATAGTAATTATTTTGTATGAACTGCTTACATTTTTTAGCGCGCAAGCCTTTACCCGCAGCAATCAACGCCGCTTGTGGCTGCTTGTTGGAGGGATTAATGTCATTATGATTTTTCTTTTTACGCTCTATTATATGCCCTACATTATGGAGGCTCAAAGTCTTGGCACGGTAGGCACAGAGGAGTTTAATGCTATGCATAAACAAAGTGAGCTTGTTTTTAAAATTTTATTTTTCACTTTGATACTTAGCATACTTTGGCGCGCCATTGTCGGCAGCACGCCACGCAGCAAATAG
- a CDS encoding sulfatase-like hydrolase/transferase — protein sequence MFSGFGKNLCTKKPVQSQKEPLAKDSSTCGDALCKGHIARLIHTLFPPHTSLTPKEYLNYRNISILAIINIYFMICVFTPYAIYSSDVSQFDVSQTYQTLSALFGICLFLCLITIYITSFFYHTRLLKLGSYGVSVILCIGLVYTFVLAGNYGAMNHFVIQNPAFLDMQFRTQRFTYFFLSVGLSCLVVLVFFKWLKHIFGIIFITLSILTCVSFVQILYSTPKNTESSSQSIAPYENELFSYSKTHKNIVIFVLDMFSGSHTPYIFAQFPYLKDNLSGFVLFDNTLSTTDSTIHSIATLIGGEYYAAYNMNARGDNLKESITKAFDDMGAHFVQNGYDVAYSLAVSAQGIKALKQYQQSGIFAIENLGRFQSYYLYEQNLQEQVERIYKNTYKDYQIVQLFSVGLFRFAPELYFRPRIYRNGMWLLRDTEHKNSDTLASITASSSFYAYTHIGNTNATKPTFKYLHSLMTHVPYRMYFHNKKCQFFSDKSAWNDYEHNAQMIETNEAIRAYYYQHYDTEACALLYLNDYVQWLKDNDIYDNTQIFVVSDHSGFDSIDIPIYSRPDALFLFKDFNAQGALEVDSRLMANYDIVSIFCENLPKGCPNVAPNVLKNYPKNRKVIHTLPISWIIDLHKTNQWIFNAAYSVEGDMHNKEHWRSIPLQDNQIPSELLHAH from the coding sequence ATGTTTAGTGGCTTTGGCAAAAATCTATGCACAAAAAAGCCCGTGCAATCCCAAAAAGAGCCACTCGCTAAGGATTCTAGTACTTGTGGCGATGCTTTGTGCAAAGGTCATATTGCTAGGCTTATTCACACTCTATTCCCTCCCCACACCTCCCTTACTCCTAAAGAATATTTAAATTATCGCAATATTTCAATCCTTGCAATTATTAATATTTATTTTATGATTTGTGTATTTACTCCCTATGCTATTTATAGCAGTGATGTATCTCAATTTGATGTAAGCCAAACATACCAAACACTAAGCGCACTCTTTGGTATATGCTTATTCCTTTGTCTTATCACGATTTACATTACAAGCTTTTTTTATCACACAAGATTACTAAAACTAGGCAGTTATGGTGTGAGTGTGATACTTTGCATCGGGTTGGTTTATACTTTTGTATTGGCTGGGAATTATGGGGCGATGAATCATTTTGTGATACAAAATCCCGCCTTTTTAGATATGCAGTTTCGCACGCAGCGATTTACTTATTTTTTTCTATCTGTTGGGCTATCTTGCTTAGTTGTGTTAGTATTTTTTAAATGGCTTAAACATATCTTTGGCATTATTTTTATTACTTTAAGCATACTTACTTGCGTGTCTTTTGTGCAGATTCTATATTCTACGCCAAAAAATACAGAATCTAGCTCTCAAAGTATTGCGCCTTATGAAAATGAGTTATTTTCGTATTCAAAAACGCATAAAAATATTGTCATTTTTGTGCTTGATATGTTTAGCGGCTCACATACGCCCTATATTTTTGCGCAGTTTCCATATTTAAAAGACAATCTCTCAGGCTTTGTGCTTTTTGATAATACGCTATCTACTACAGATTCTACTATCCATAGTATTGCTACACTTATTGGCGGTGAGTATTATGCCGCGTATAATATGAATGCAAGGGGTGATAATCTTAAAGAGAGTATCACAAAAGCCTTTGATGATATGGGAGCGCATTTTGTGCAAAATGGCTATGATGTGGCTTATTCGCTTGCTGTGAGTGCGCAGGGTATCAAAGCCCTTAAGCAATATCAGCAAAGCGGTATTTTTGCCATTGAAAATTTAGGCAGATTCCAAAGTTATTATCTTTATGAGCAAAATTTACAAGAGCAGGTTGAGCGTATTTACAAAAACACTTATAAAGATTATCAAATCGTGCAGCTTTTTAGTGTCGGACTATTTCGCTTCGCACCAGAGCTTTATTTCCGCCCTAGAATCTATCGCAATGGCATGTGGCTTTTAAGGGATACAGAGCATAAAAATAGCGATACACTCGCAAGTATCACGGCTTCTTCATCATTTTACGCCTATACGCATATTGGCAATACAAATGCAACTAAGCCCACATTTAAATATCTGCATTCGTTAATGACACATGTGCCTTATAGAATGTATTTTCACAACAAAAAATGTCAATTTTTTAGTGATAAAAGCGCGTGGAATGATTATGAGCATAACGCGCAAATGATAGAGACAAATGAGGCAATACGCGCATATTATTATCAGCACTATGATACGGAGGCGTGTGCGTTGTTGTATTTAAATGATTATGTGCAATGGCTTAAGGATAATGATATTTATGATAACACACAAATTTTTGTAGTGAGCGACCATAGCGGATTTGATAGTATTGATATACCTATTTATTCGCGCCCTGATGCTTTGTTTTTGTTTAAGGATTTCAATGCACAAGGTGCGTTGGAGGTAGATTCTCGCCTCATGGCAAACTATGACATAGTGAGTATTTTTTGTGAGAATCTACCCAAAGGTTGCCCAAATGTCGCGCCAAATGTGCTTAAAAATTATCCTAAAAATCGCAAAGTTATCCATACTTTGCCTATTTCGTGGATAATTGACTTGCACAAGACAAACCAATGGATTTTTAATGCCGCATACAGCGTGGAGGGCGATATGCACAACAAAGAGCATTGGAGAAGCATTCCTCTGCAGGATAATCAAATCCCAAGCGAGTTGCTCCATGCACATTAA
- a CDS encoding GDP-L-fucose synthase family protein: MHKDSKIFIAGHRGLVGSSILALLQKQGYTQLLTKTRDELNLLSFAATEDFFSAHRPEYVFLSAAKVGGIAANNTYRADFIYENLAIQNHIIFNAYKYGVKKLLFLGSSCIYPKHAPQPIREDSLLTSELEYTNEPYAIAKIAGIKMCESFGLQYGCDFVSVMPTNLYGNNDNFNLETSHVLPALLRKIHLAKLLSQEQYTQVELDTNLKGEALKDYLQKYGITSKSVQIWGDGTPRRELLHVDDMAAACVFVMQHISFDMLKKQHTEVRNTHLNVGYGSDVSIAELALLIKDIIGFNGELIFDTTKPNGTPQKLMDSHKLNALGWQPKIPLKEGIQSVYEHYLRTHKLI; the protein is encoded by the coding sequence ATGCACAAAGATTCTAAAATCTTTATTGCCGGGCATAGAGGACTAGTAGGCTCAAGCATACTTGCATTATTACAAAAGCAGGGCTACACGCAACTGCTTACCAAAACGCGCGATGAACTTAATCTCCTCTCATTTGCCGCTACAGAGGATTTTTTTAGCGCACATCGCCCAGAATATGTGTTTTTAAGCGCGGCAAAGGTGGGAGGCATTGCCGCAAATAACACTTACCGCGCGGATTTTATTTACGAAAATCTAGCCATACAAAATCACATTATTTTTAATGCCTACAAATATGGAGTGAAAAAACTGCTATTTTTGGGCAGCTCATGTATTTATCCTAAGCACGCTCCACAGCCAATTAGAGAAGATTCATTGCTTACAAGTGAGCTAGAATACACTAATGAGCCTTATGCGATTGCTAAAATTGCGGGTATTAAGATGTGCGAAAGCTTTGGATTGCAGTATGGCTGCGATTTTGTGTCGGTTATGCCTACTAATCTTTATGGGAATAATGATAATTTTAACCTTGAAACCTCTCATGTCCTCCCCGCCCTGCTGCGCAAAATTCACTTAGCCAAACTCTTATCACAAGAGCAATATACGCAAGTTGAGCTTGATACAAATCTTAAAGGCGAAGCATTAAAAGACTACCTACAAAAGTATGGTATAACATCTAAAAGCGTGCAAATATGGGGTGATGGCACACCTCGAAGGGAGTTATTGCATGTTGATGATATGGCGGCGGCTTGTGTATTTGTGATGCAACATATTTCATTTGATATGCTCAAAAAACAGCACACAGAAGTGCGAAATACACATCTAAATGTCGGCTATGGCTCTGATGTGAGCATTGCAGAGCTTGCACTACTCATTAAAGACATAATAGGCTTTAATGGGGAGCTTATTTTTGACACCACAAAGCCTAATGGCACGCCCCAAAAGCTTATGGATTCTCATAAACTAAATGCGCTTGGCTGGCAGCCTAAAATTCCTCTAAAAGAGGGCATACAAAGCGTTTATGAGCATTATTTACGCACACATAAACTCATATAG